A stretch of the Sulfuritortus calidifontis genome encodes the following:
- the merP gene encoding mercury resistance system periplasmic binding protein MerP — MKKSILAALLVFACVSSAFAAVRTVTLSVPGMYCAVCPITVKKALDKVPGVSKVHVSFEKKEAVVTFDDTKTSVKALEEATFEAGYESSLKAPGAEGKTK; from the coding sequence ATGAAAAAGTCCATTCTCGCCGCGCTACTCGTTTTCGCCTGCGTGAGTTCCGCCTTCGCCGCCGTGCGCACCGTCACCCTGTCGGTGCCCGGCATGTACTGCGCGGTCTGCCCCATCACCGTGAAGAAGGCGCTGGATAAAGTGCCGGGCGTGTCCAAGGTCCATGTGTCGTTCGAGAAAAAGGAGGCGGTGGTGACCTTCGACGACACCAAGACCAGCGTCAAGGCGCTGGAGGAGGCCACCTTCGAGGCCGGCTATGAATCCAGCCTCAAGGCACCTGGCGCAGAAGGAAAAACCAAATGA
- the merT gene encoding mercuric ion transporter MerT, which produces MSQEKAGRGALIGGVIAAVAASLCCVGPLVLVMLGVGGAWVGNLAVLEPFRPGFLGAALIALFFAWKKIYRAPTAAACTPGSLCALPQTNRVYKVLFWIVAALIALAVVFPYLAPLFY; this is translated from the coding sequence TTGTCGCAAGAAAAAGCCGGGCGTGGCGCCCTGATCGGCGGCGTCATTGCCGCCGTCGCCGCCTCCCTGTGTTGTGTCGGCCCCCTGGTGTTGGTCATGCTCGGCGTCGGCGGCGCCTGGGTAGGTAATCTCGCCGTGCTGGAACCGTTCCGCCCCGGGTTCCTGGGCGCGGCGCTCATCGCCCTGTTCTTCGCCTGGAAAAAAATCTACCGCGCCCCGACGGCGGCCGCCTGCACGCCCGGCTCGCTTTGCGCCCTGCCGCAGACCAACCGCGTCTACAAGGTGCTGTTCTGGATCGTGGCCGCGCTCATCGCGCTCGCCGTGGTTTTTCCCTACCTCGCCCCATTGTTCTACTGA
- the merR gene encoding Hg(II)-responsive transcriptional regulator has translation MEANRDNLSIGVFAKAAGVNVETIRFYQRRGLLPQPDRPYGRIRRYSLADVGRVRFVKSAQRLGFSLDEIADLLRLEDGSQCDEARRLAERKLVAVRARLNDLRRMEAALAQLIHDCRAQAGNVSCPLIASLQGGNPDAAGSGGMVSA, from the coding sequence ATGGAGGCCAATCGGGACAATCTGAGCATCGGCGTCTTCGCCAAGGCGGCGGGGGTGAATGTGGAGACCATCCGGTTCTATCAGCGCCGGGGACTGTTGCCGCAGCCGGACAGGCCCTATGGCCGCATCCGCCGCTACAGCCTGGCCGATGTCGGCCGGGTCCGCTTCGTGAAGTCGGCCCAGCGGCTGGGCTTCAGCCTGGACGAAATCGCCGATCTCTTGCGCCTGGAAGATGGCAGCCAGTGCGACGAGGCCAGGCGGCTGGCCGAACGCAAGCTCGTGGCGGTGCGCGCAAGACTGAACGATTTGCGGCGGATGGAGGCGGCGCTGGCGCAACTCATCCATGATTGCCGGGCCCAGGCGGGCAATGTCTCATGCCCACTGATCGCCTCGCTCCAAGGCGGCAACCCCGACGCCGCCGGCTCCGGCGGCATGGTTTCCGCCTGA
- a CDS encoding replication-associated recombination protein A, translated as MQDLFANAPVPPPATAPLAERLRPHNLDEVIGQAHLLGPGKPLRLAFEAGRLHSMILWGPPGVGKTTLARLTAQHFNADFIQISAVLAGVKEIREAVERARVNQTMGRQTILFVDEVHRFNKAQQDAFLPHVESGLITFIGATTENPSFEVVGALLSRAQVYVLTALSEAELGQLLRRALERGGLQLKLAAEAEKLLIGFADGDGRRLINLVEQLATAANTAGRVEVDAEFAASALSPALRRFDKGGEAFYDQISALHKSVRGSNPDAALYWFCRMLDGGADPRYLARRIVRMAWEDIGLADPRGAEIALNAAETYERLGSPEGELALAQAVLYLACAPKSNAGYLAYNAARAFVREDGSREVPIHLRNAPTRLMKELGYGRAYRYAHDEPEAYAAGETYFPDDLPEVGFYQPTPRGLEAKIGEKLAHLKELDRQARKKSR; from the coding sequence ATGCAGGACCTGTTCGCCAACGCCCCCGTCCCCCCGCCGGCCACTGCCCCCCTGGCCGAGCGCCTGCGCCCGCACAACCTGGACGAGGTGATCGGCCAGGCGCATCTATTGGGGCCGGGCAAGCCGCTGCGGCTCGCGTTCGAGGCCGGGCGCCTGCACTCCATGATCCTCTGGGGCCCGCCCGGCGTGGGCAAGACCACCCTGGCGCGGCTGACCGCCCAGCACTTCAACGCCGATTTCATCCAGATCTCGGCCGTGCTGGCCGGGGTGAAGGAGATCCGCGAGGCGGTGGAGCGGGCCCGGGTCAACCAGACGATGGGCCGGCAGACCATCCTCTTCGTCGACGAGGTGCACCGCTTCAACAAGGCCCAGCAGGACGCCTTCCTGCCCCATGTCGAGTCGGGGTTGATCACCTTCATCGGCGCCACCACGGAGAACCCCTCGTTCGAGGTGGTCGGCGCCCTGCTCTCCCGGGCCCAGGTCTATGTCCTGACCGCGCTGTCCGAGGCCGAACTGGGCCAGCTCCTGCGGCGCGCCCTGGAGCGCGGCGGGCTCCAGCTGAAACTGGCTGCCGAAGCGGAAAAGCTGCTGATCGGCTTTGCCGACGGCGACGGCCGGCGCCTCATCAACCTGGTCGAGCAGCTGGCGACCGCGGCGAACACCGCCGGCCGGGTCGAGGTCGACGCCGAATTCGCCGCCAGCGCCCTCTCCCCCGCCCTGCGCCGCTTCGACAAAGGCGGCGAGGCCTTCTACGACCAGATCTCGGCCCTGCACAAGTCGGTGCGCGGCTCCAATCCGGACGCCGCGCTCTACTGGTTCTGCCGCATGCTCGACGGTGGCGCCGACCCGCGCTATCTGGCCCGGCGCATCGTGCGCATGGCCTGGGAGGACATCGGCCTGGCCGACCCGCGCGGCGCCGAGATCGCGCTGAACGCGGCCGAGACCTACGAGCGCCTGGGCTCGCCCGAGGGCGAGCTGGCCCTGGCCCAGGCCGTGCTCTATCTGGCCTGCGCCCCGAAGTCGAACGCCGGCTACCTGGCCTACAACGCGGCGCGCGCCTTCGTGCGCGAGGACGGCTCGCGCGAGGTGCCCATCCACCTGCGCAACGCCCCAACCCGGCTGATGAAGGAACTGGGCTACGGCCGGGCCTACCGCTACGCCCACGACGAGCCGGAGGCCTATGCCGCCGGCGAGACCTACTTCCCGGACGATCTGCCGGAAGTCGGCTTCTACCAGCCCACGCCGCGCGGGCTGGAGGCCAAGATCGGCGAGAAGCTGGCGCACCTGAAGGAACTGGATCGACAGGCGCGCAAGAAATCGCGCTAA
- the rpsB gene encoding 30S ribosomal protein S2, with product MSVTMRQMLEAGVHFGHQTRYWNPKMAPFIFGHRNKIHIINLEKTLPLFEEAAKFARQLAQRKGSIMFVGTKRQARDIMAEEAARCGMPFVSHRWLGGMLTNFKTVKQSVKRMKDLEALLAENTLSKKEVLKVQREYDKLLQSLGGIKEMGGLPDALFVVDVGYQKIAITEANKLGIPVIGVVDSNNSPEGVDYVIPGNDDSSRAIRLYARAIADAVLEGRAQVIEEIVAASQDEYVEVEDNPAAE from the coding sequence ATGTCCGTGACCATGCGTCAAATGCTGGAGGCCGGCGTCCATTTCGGCCACCAGACCCGCTACTGGAATCCCAAGATGGCCCCGTTCATCTTCGGCCATCGCAACAAGATCCACATCATCAACCTGGAAAAGACCCTGCCGCTGTTCGAAGAGGCGGCGAAATTCGCGCGCCAGCTGGCGCAGCGCAAGGGCAGCATCATGTTCGTCGGCACCAAGCGTCAGGCCCGCGACATCATGGCCGAGGAAGCCGCCCGCTGCGGCATGCCCTTCGTCTCCCACCGCTGGCTGGGCGGCATGCTCACCAACTTCAAGACGGTCAAGCAGTCGGTCAAGCGCATGAAGGACCTGGAGGCCCTGCTGGCCGAGAACACCCTGTCCAAAAAGGAAGTGCTCAAGGTCCAGCGCGAGTATGACAAGCTGCTGCAGAGCCTGGGCGGCATCAAGGAGATGGGCGGCCTGCCCGATGCCCTGTTCGTGGTCGACGTCGGCTACCAGAAGATCGCCATCACCGAGGCCAACAAGCTGGGCATCCCCGTGATCGGTGTGGTCGATTCCAACAACTCGCCCGAGGGCGTGGACTACGTCATCCCCGGCAACGACGACTCCAGCCGTGCCATCCGCCTCTATGCCCGCGCCATCGCCGATGCCGTGCTGGAAGGCCGCGCGCAGGTGATCGAGGAGATCGTCGCTGCCAGCCAGGACGAATACGTCGAGGTGGAAGACAATCCCGCGGCTGAATAA
- the tsf gene encoding translation elongation factor Ts — protein MAEITASMVKELRERTDAPMMDCKKALNEAGGDMAKAEEIIRVKFGSKAAKSAGRVAAEGVVGIWIAPDAKLGAIIEVNCETDFVAKNDDFLAFAKNLAELVAKHNPADVAALSGMKLGDATVEETRTMLVGKIGENMSIRRFVRVEAKGALASYIHGGSKIGVLVDLVGGDEALAKDIAMHIAAAKPKALDASGVPAELIETERRIAAEKAAESGKPANIVEKMVEGSVAKFLKEVTLLGQPFVKDDKQTIEQLLKGKGASIGSFTLYLVGEGIEKKVSDFAAEVAAAAKV, from the coding sequence ATGGCGGAAATCACCGCATCCATGGTCAAGGAACTGCGTGAGCGCACCGACGCGCCCATGATGGACTGCAAGAAGGCCCTGAACGAAGCCGGCGGCGACATGGCCAAGGCCGAAGAGATCATCCGCGTCAAGTTCGGCAGCAAGGCCGCCAAGAGTGCCGGCCGCGTCGCTGCCGAAGGCGTGGTCGGTATCTGGATCGCCCCCGATGCCAAGCTGGGCGCGATCATCGAAGTCAACTGCGAGACCGATTTCGTCGCCAAGAACGACGACTTCCTGGCCTTCGCCAAGAACCTGGCCGAACTGGTGGCCAAGCACAACCCGGCCGATGTGGCCGCCCTGTCCGGCATGAAGCTGGGCGACGCCACGGTGGAAGAAACCCGCACCATGCTGGTCGGCAAGATCGGCGAGAACATGTCGATCCGCCGTTTCGTGCGCGTCGAGGCCAAGGGCGCCTTGGCCAGCTACATCCACGGCGGTTCCAAGATCGGCGTGCTGGTCGACCTGGTCGGCGGCGACGAGGCCCTGGCGAAAGACATCGCCATGCACATCGCCGCGGCCAAGCCCAAGGCGCTGGACGCCTCCGGCGTGCCGGCCGAACTGATCGAGACCGAGCGCCGCATCGCCGCCGAGAAGGCCGCCGAATCCGGCAAGCCGGCCAACATCGTCGAGAAGATGGTGGAAGGCTCGGTCGCCAAGTTCCTGAAGGAAGTGACCCTGCTGGGCCAGCCCTTCGTCAAGGACGACAAGCAGACCATCGAACAGTTGCTCAAAGGCAAGGGCGCCAGCATCGGCAGCTTCACCCTGTACCTGGTCGGCGAAGGGATCGAGAAGAAGGTCAGCGACTTCGCGGCCGAGGTGGCTGCGGCGGCCAAGGTCTGA
- the pyrH gene encoding UMP kinase: MTSITCRRILLKLSGEALMGPDAFGYHGETLAGIVKQIDEVAALGVEIGIVVGGGNLFRGATGALSGMDRATADSMGMLATVMNALALKDALMAAGVPAQVMTAVTIAHVGEPFERDAAVRHLEAGRVVIFGGGTGNPFFTTDTAAALRAAEIGADLMLKATKVDGVYSADPKKDPSATRYDELTFDEAIARNLGVLDTAAFALCREQKMPLQVFSIFKAGALKRIVHGEAEGTRVVP; encoded by the coding sequence GTGACCAGCATCACCTGCCGTCGCATCCTGCTCAAGCTGTCGGGCGAAGCCCTGATGGGGCCGGACGCCTTCGGTTATCACGGTGAGACCCTGGCCGGCATCGTCAAGCAGATCGATGAGGTGGCCGCTCTGGGGGTTGAGATCGGCATCGTGGTCGGCGGCGGCAACCTGTTCCGCGGCGCCACCGGCGCCCTGTCCGGCATGGACCGGGCAACCGCCGACAGCATGGGCATGCTGGCCACGGTGATGAACGCGCTGGCCTTGAAGGATGCCCTGATGGCCGCCGGCGTGCCGGCCCAGGTGATGACCGCGGTGACCATCGCCCACGTCGGCGAGCCGTTCGAGCGCGATGCCGCCGTGCGCCACCTGGAGGCCGGGCGCGTGGTCATCTTCGGCGGCGGCACCGGCAACCCGTTCTTCACCACCGACACCGCGGCCGCCCTGCGCGCGGCCGAGATCGGTGCCGACCTGATGCTGAAGGCAACCAAGGTCGACGGCGTCTACAGCGCCGACCCGAAGAAGGACCCCAGCGCCACCCGCTACGATGAGCTCACCTTCGACGAGGCGATCGCCCGAAACCTGGGCGTGCTCGATACCGCCGCCTTTGCCTTGTGTCGGGAACAGAAGATGCCTTTGCAGGTCTTTTCCATCTTCAAGGCCGGGGCGTTGAAACGCATCGTTCATGGCGAGGCCGAAGGCACCCGCGTCGTCCCCTAG
- the frr gene encoding ribosome recycling factor, whose protein sequence is MINDIKKSAEDKMKKSVEALKADFAKVRTGRAHTGILDHVKVDYYGNPTPINQVANVSLLDAHTLGVQPWEKPMMAKVEKAIREADLGLNPAAMGDIIRVPMPPLTEERRRELVKLVRGESENGKVAVRNIRRDAIAHVKDLLKNKEIGEDDNRRAEDDIQKLTDKYIAEIDKILAEKEKELLAV, encoded by the coding sequence ATGATCAACGACATCAAGAAATCCGCCGAAGACAAGATGAAGAAGTCGGTCGAGGCGTTGAAGGCCGATTTCGCCAAGGTGCGCACCGGCCGCGCCCATACCGGCATCCTCGATCACGTCAAGGTCGACTATTACGGCAATCCGACGCCGATCAACCAGGTCGCCAACGTCTCCCTGCTCGACGCCCACACCCTGGGCGTGCAACCCTGGGAGAAGCCGATGATGGCCAAGGTCGAGAAGGCCATCCGCGAGGCCGACCTCGGCCTCAACCCCGCCGCCATGGGCGACATCATCCGCGTGCCCATGCCGCCCCTGACCGAAGAGCGGCGGCGCGAGCTGGTCAAGCTGGTGCGTGGCGAGTCGGAGAATGGCAAGGTCGCCGTGCGCAACATCCGCCGCGATGCCATCGCCCACGTCAAGGATCTGCTGAAAAACAAGGAAATCGGCGAGGATGACAACCGCCGCGCCGAAGACGACATCCAGAAGCTGACCGACAAGTACATCGCCGAGATCGACAAGATCCTGGCCGAGAAAGAAAAAGAGCTGCTCGCGGTCTGA
- the uppS gene encoding polyprenyl diphosphate synthase produces MLRKFFSSTAEVPETSAIPRHIAIIMDGNGRWAKKRMLPRVAGHQQGVERVRDVIRTCMEQGVQYLTLFAFSSENWRRPKEEVSKLMELFVMALEREVDKLHSNDIRLKVVGDLSQFSDQLQQLIREGEEKTADNEKLVLTIAANYGGRWDILNAMNHWLADHPGAKEIDEAALTPYLSMAYAPEPDLFIRTGGEQRISNYLIWQLAYTELYFTDILWPDFGAKPLEQAIAWYQKRERRFGRTSEQLLQH; encoded by the coding sequence ATGTTGCGCAAATTCTTCAGTTCCACGGCCGAGGTGCCGGAGACCTCGGCCATTCCCCGCCATATCGCCATCATCATGGACGGCAACGGCCGCTGGGCGAAGAAGCGCATGCTGCCTCGGGTCGCCGGCCATCAGCAGGGTGTCGAGCGGGTGCGGGACGTGATCCGAACCTGCATGGAGCAAGGCGTCCAATATCTCACCCTGTTCGCCTTCAGTTCCGAGAACTGGCGTCGACCCAAGGAAGAGGTGTCCAAGCTGATGGAGCTCTTCGTCATGGCCTTGGAGCGCGAGGTCGACAAGCTGCACAGCAATGACATCCGCCTCAAGGTGGTCGGCGATCTCTCCCAATTCAGCGATCAGTTGCAGCAACTCATCCGCGAGGGTGAGGAAAAGACCGCGGACAACGAGAAACTGGTGCTGACCATCGCCGCCAACTATGGCGGCCGCTGGGATATCCTCAATGCGATGAACCACTGGCTTGCCGACCACCCGGGCGCCAAGGAGATCGACGAGGCCGCGCTGACGCCCTACCTGTCCATGGCCTACGCGCCGGAGCCCGACCTCTTCATCCGCACCGGCGGCGAGCAGCGCATCAGCAATTACCTGATCTGGCAGCTGGCCTACACCGAGCTCTATTTCACCGACATCCTCTGGCCCGACTTCGGGGCCAAGCCCTTGGAACAGGCCATCGCCTGGTACCAGAAACGCGAGCGCCGCTTTGGCCGCACCAGCGAACAGCTCCTCCAGCACTAG
- a CDS encoding phosphatidate cytidylyltransferase, with protein MAAPANSSSSTSRRVVTGLGLVAALLLAVFAAPAPLWLGLVVLFLAAAAWEWTRLLSFGPVFSHLFVGFTAILATALAMSGIQHLAPAYFASLALWLAIVPLWLARAWPLPGRTLGWLLGWLLLLPAGLALLYLREQGATLLLGAIALSALADSAAYFAGRAFGRRKLAPRISPGKTWEGAFGAAIAVGLSALAVGLYFACDSQCLMQLVAASGLLFVLSIEGDLFESWCKRQAGVKDSGTLLPGHGGVLDRVDSHLAVLPIAALLWLWLHG; from the coding sequence TTGGCCGCACCAGCGAACAGCTCCTCCAGCACTAGCCGCCGGGTCGTCACCGGTCTGGGCCTGGTCGCCGCCCTGCTCCTGGCGGTGTTCGCCGCCCCGGCCCCGCTCTGGCTCGGCCTGGTCGTCCTCTTCCTCGCCGCCGCCGCCTGGGAATGGACCCGCTTGCTGAGTTTCGGCCCGGTCTTCAGCCACCTCTTCGTTGGCTTCACCGCCATCCTGGCCACCGCCCTGGCCATGAGCGGCATCCAGCATCTGGCTCCGGCCTATTTCGCTTCGCTGGCACTCTGGCTGGCGATCGTCCCGCTCTGGCTCGCCCGCGCCTGGCCGCTACCTGGCCGCACGCTGGGCTGGCTGCTCGGCTGGCTCCTGCTGCTGCCGGCCGGCCTGGCCCTGCTCTATCTGCGCGAACAGGGGGCCACCCTGCTGCTCGGAGCCATCGCCCTTTCCGCGCTCGCCGACAGCGCCGCCTATTTCGCCGGTCGCGCCTTTGGCCGGCGCAAGCTGGCGCCCCGCATCAGCCCGGGCAAGACCTGGGAGGGTGCCTTCGGCGCAGCCATCGCCGTCGGCCTGTCCGCCCTGGCCGTCGGCCTCTATTTCGCCTGCGACAGCCAGTGCCTGATGCAACTCGTCGCCGCCAGCGGCCTGCTATTTGTGCTCAGCATCGAGGGCGATCTGTTCGAATCCTGGTGCAAGCGGCAGGCCGGCGTGAAGGACAGCGGCACCCTCCTGCCCGGCCATGGCGGCGTGCTCGACCGGGTCGACAGCCATCTGGCCGTGCTGCCGATCGCCGCCTTGCTCTGGCTCTGGCTGCACGGATAA
- the ispC gene encoding 1-deoxy-D-xylulose-5-phosphate reductoisomerase, translating into MRQALIILGATGTIGVNTLDVVARHPERFRVVALTGFNQIDKLAEQCRRFQPRYAVVPDAQRAQALQQLLSGGQTEVLHGEAALEQVVALPEVDSVMAAIVGAAGLRPALAAARAGKRILLANKETLVMAGRFFMQAVREGGAILLPIDSEHNAVFQSLPANYDGDLARHGVRRILLTASGGPFRTRPVETLAAVTPEEAVAHPNWVMGKKISVDSATMMNKGLEVIEAHWLFNARPEQIEVVIHPQSIVHSMVEYLDGSVLAQLSHPDMRTPIAHALAYPERIEAGVPWLDLAKTGSLTFESPDTRRFPCLKLAFDALQADTTAPTVLNAANEEAVAAFLDRRIPYLAIPATLDHALQRLAGARADSLDDLVAIDQEARAIARDFIAKQ; encoded by the coding sequence ATGAGACAGGCTCTAATCATCCTCGGTGCCACCGGCACCATCGGCGTCAACACCCTGGACGTGGTGGCGCGCCATCCCGAGCGCTTCCGCGTCGTCGCCCTGACCGGCTTCAACCAGATCGACAAACTGGCCGAGCAATGCCGCCGGTTCCAGCCGCGCTATGCCGTGGTACCGGATGCCCAGCGGGCACAAGCCCTGCAACAACTGTTGAGCGGCGGCCAGACCGAGGTGCTCCATGGCGAAGCCGCACTGGAACAGGTGGTCGCCCTGCCCGAGGTCGACAGCGTCATGGCGGCCATCGTCGGCGCCGCCGGCCTGAGACCCGCCTTGGCCGCAGCCCGCGCCGGCAAGCGCATCCTGCTGGCGAACAAGGAGACCCTGGTCATGGCCGGCCGCTTCTTCATGCAGGCCGTGCGCGAAGGCGGCGCCATCCTGCTGCCGATCGACAGCGAGCACAATGCGGTGTTCCAGTCCCTGCCGGCCAATTACGACGGCGACTTGGCCAGACATGGCGTGCGCCGAATCCTGCTCACCGCCTCGGGCGGCCCCTTCCGCACCCGCCCGGTCGAGACCCTCGCCGCTGTCACTCCGGAAGAGGCCGTCGCCCACCCGAACTGGGTGATGGGCAAGAAGATCTCGGTCGACTCGGCCACCATGATGAACAAGGGCCTGGAAGTGATCGAGGCGCACTGGCTGTTCAACGCCAGGCCGGAGCAGATCGAAGTGGTGATTCATCCGCAGAGCATTGTCCACTCCATGGTCGAGTACCTCGACGGCTCGGTGCTGGCCCAGCTGTCGCACCCCGACATGCGCACGCCGATCGCCCATGCCCTGGCCTATCCCGAGCGGATCGAGGCCGGCGTCCCCTGGCTGGATCTCGCCAAGACCGGCAGCCTGACCTTCGAGAGCCCCGACACCCGCCGCTTTCCCTGTCTGAAACTGGCCTTCGACGCCCTGCAGGCGGACACCACGGCGCCGACCGTGCTCAACGCCGCCAACGAGGAGGCCGTGGCCGCCTTCCTCGACCGGCGCATTCCCTACCTTGCCATTCCCGCGACCCTGGATCACGCCCTACAGCGATTGGCCGGCGCCCGCGCCGATTCGCTCGACGATCTGGTCGCCATCGACCAGGAAGCACGCGCCATCGCCCGGGATTTCATTGCCAAGCAATGA
- the rseP gene encoding RIP metalloprotease RseP, whose product MTTLLAFLVTLAILIVVHEFGHYSVARLMGVKVLRFSVGFGQVIARRQDRHGTEWALSAIPMGGYVKMLDEREGEVAEQDLPYAFNRQNVWKRSAIVFAGPAANLLLAILIYWGLFFSGVPALKPILGEPPAGTPAYIAGIRSGETVLSVNDEKVESWQDLHWSLLRHGLGAERLSLETRDNADHLHFRQLDLSGLAPDVKETDPARAAGLTRYIPAIAPVLGEVVAGGQAALAGLRVGDRILSVDGVAVANWHELVQKVRSAPGQALTFELARQGQVLRVNVTPTAADEAGQRVGKIGAAPQIPPGTFEALQTQVRYSAGDAVVRALAKTWELSSFSLEMLGRMVIGQASLDNIAGPITIADYAGQSARSGIASFIAFLALISISLAVLNLLPIPLLDGGHLLYYLVEVVTGRPVPERVQEIGQRIGMALLGVLMFFALFNDLQRLLTQ is encoded by the coding sequence ATGACCACCCTGCTCGCCTTCCTCGTCACCCTGGCCATCCTGATCGTGGTGCACGAGTTCGGCCACTATTCGGTGGCCCGCCTGATGGGCGTGAAGGTCTTGCGCTTCTCGGTCGGCTTCGGCCAGGTCATCGCCCGCCGCCAGGACCGCCACGGCACCGAATGGGCCTTGTCCGCCATCCCCATGGGCGGCTACGTCAAAATGCTGGACGAACGCGAGGGCGAGGTCGCCGAGCAGGATCTGCCCTATGCCTTCAACCGGCAGAATGTCTGGAAGCGCAGCGCCATCGTCTTCGCCGGCCCCGCCGCCAATCTGTTGCTGGCCATCCTGATCTACTGGGGGCTTTTCTTCAGCGGGGTGCCGGCCCTGAAGCCGATCCTGGGCGAACCGCCGGCCGGCACGCCCGCCTATATCGCCGGCATTCGCAGCGGCGAGACCGTGCTCAGTGTCAACGACGAGAAGGTCGAGAGCTGGCAGGACCTGCACTGGTCGCTCTTGCGCCATGGCCTGGGTGCCGAGCGCCTGAGCCTGGAAACGCGCGACAACGCCGATCATCTGCATTTCCGCCAGCTCGACTTGAGCGGCTTGGCGCCGGACGTGAAAGAGACCGACCCGGCCCGCGCCGCCGGTTTGACCCGCTATATACCGGCCATCGCGCCCGTGCTCGGCGAGGTCGTCGCCGGTGGCCAGGCCGCGCTGGCCGGACTGCGGGTGGGCGACCGCATCCTCAGCGTGGATGGCGTCGCCGTCGCGAACTGGCATGAACTCGTGCAAAAGGTGCGCAGCGCACCCGGCCAGGCGCTGACCTTCGAACTGGCCCGGCAGGGACAGGTCCTGCGCGTGAACGTCACCCCCACTGCGGCCGATGAGGCAGGCCAGCGTGTCGGCAAGATCGGCGCCGCGCCGCAGATTCCACCGGGCACCTTCGAGGCCTTGCAGACCCAGGTGCGATATTCGGCCGGCGACGCCGTGGTACGTGCCCTGGCCAAGACCTGGGAACTGTCGAGCTTCAGCCTGGAGATGCTCGGCCGCATGGTGATCGGCCAGGCCTCGCTCGACAACATCGCGGGCCCGATCACCATCGCCGATTACGCGGGGCAATCCGCCCGCAGCGGCATAGCCAGCTTCATCGCCTTTCTCGCCTTGATCAGCATCAGCCTGGCGGTGCTCAATCTGCTGCCCATTCCACTACTGGACGGTGGGCATTTACTGTATTATCTGGTCGAAGTTGTGACCGGCCGGCCGGTTCCCGAGCGGGTGCAGGAGATCGGGCAAAGAATCGGCATGGCCCTGTTGGGCGTATTGATGTTTTTCGCCTTGTTCAACGACCTCCAGCGTTTGCTGACACAATGA